The DNA region TACGACTCCTGGGAAGCCATGCTCGCCGCCGAGAGCGCGCTTGATATCGTCCAGATCGCCGCCGAGAACTCGGTCCACGCCGAGATCACTGAGGCCGCGGCGGCAAAGGGCTGCCACGTCATCTCCGAGAAGCCCATGGCGGCAACTCTAGAGCAAGCGAATCGTATGGTCGCGGCGTGCGAGAAGGCCGGTGTCCAGCTCATGGTCAACTGGCCCACGGCGTGGATGCCCGCGTTTCAGGAGCTGGAGCGGCTGATTCTCTCCGGCGCGATCGGGGAGCTACGCTACTTCAAGTACCGCTCGGCGCACAACGGCCCCAAGGAGATCGGCTGCGACGAGACCTTCTGGAGCTGGCTCTACGACGAAGAGAAAAACGGGGCGGGGGCCTTTATGGACTACTGCTGCTACGGCTCGGCGATGATGGCGCGCTTCCTGGGGCTCCCCGAAAAGGTGATCGGGATGCGCGCGGTCTTGGCCAAGGACTACCCGATCCCCGATGACAACGCTTTAATCGATGCCTGGTACAAGGGCGCGCACTGCGTCGCCGAGGCGAGCTGGACCCAGGTGACCGGCTATGTCACGGGCAACCCCTACGCCTACGGCTCCGAGGGCGCGCTCTGCCTGCAAGGCGGGAAAGTGCACTTGATGAAGCCGGGTAAACCGCTGGAGATTCTGGACCCGACCCCGCTGGAGGCACCCAAGCGCAACGCTCCCGAGTACCTGCTCCACTGTATCGAGACCGGCGAGGCGCTGGAGGGAGTCTGTAGCGCCAAGGTCTCCCGCGATGCCCAGGAGATCCTGGAGGCCGGAAAGCGCGCAGCGGACAGCGGGCACGTGCAGGTGCTGCCACTGTGATTCAGAAGCTAGAAGACAACCTCAGTAGCGTAATTCGGGGAAAGGACGAGGCGATCCGCTTGGTGGTGATCGCCTTGCTCGCGGGGGGACACGTGCTCCTGGAGGATGTCCCCGGCACGGGAAAGACGACGCTGGCCAAGGCGCTCGCACGCTCCATCGACGGCACCTTTCGGCGCATTCAGTTCACCCCCGACCTCCTGCCCGCCGATATCATTGGCTCCAGCTTCTACCGCCCCGCTGAGGGGACCTTTGAGTTCCGGGAGGGGCCGGTCTTCTCGCATATCCTGCTCGCCGATGAGATCAACCGGACATCGCCGCGGACACAGTCCGCACTTCTTGAGGTGATGAGCGAGGGCCAGGTGACAATTGAGGGGCTCCGGCGCGTGTTGCCGCAGCCGTTCTTTGTGATCGCGACCCAGAACCCGGTGGAGTACCATGGTACCTACCCGCTCCCCGAGGCGCAGCTCGACCGGTTCGCGCTCCAGCTTGCGCTGGGCTACCCGACCCACGACGATGAGCTGGCGATTCTCTTTGCCCAGAACGACGGCCACCCGCTCGACTCGCTGAAGGCGGTGCTCACCACC from Armatimonas rosea includes:
- a CDS encoding Gfo/Idh/MocA family protein — encoded protein: MSKTYKLGVAKLVHDHVWGELSHWSATGRVEVVAVGEANERLRQRFAEKFPAARLYDSWEAMLAAESALDIVQIAAENSVHAEITEAAAAKGCHVISEKPMAATLEQANRMVAACEKAGVQLMVNWPTAWMPAFQELERLILSGAIGELRYFKYRSAHNGPKEIGCDETFWSWLYDEEKNGAGAFMDYCCYGSAMMARFLGLPEKVIGMRAVLAKDYPIPDDNALIDAWYKGAHCVAEASWTQVTGYVTGNPYAYGSEGALCLQGGKVHLMKPGKPLEILDPTPLEAPKRNAPEYLLHCIETGEALEGVCSAKVSRDAQEILEAGKRAADSGHVQVLPL
- a CDS encoding AAA family ATPase codes for the protein MIQKLEDNLSSVIRGKDEAIRLVVIALLAGGHVLLEDVPGTGKTTLAKALARSIDGTFRRIQFTPDLLPADIIGSSFYRPAEGTFEFREGPVFSHILLADEINRTSPRTQSALLEVMSEGQVTIEGLRRVLPQPFFVIATQNPVEYHGTYPLPEAQLDRFALQLALGYPTHDDELAILFAQNDGHPLDSLKAVLTTDDVLTLQASVRRVRVEKAVAQYLLNLVEAIRKDARLRLGLSPRASLALYRTAQARALTEKREFTLPEDIRALAVPVLSHRIQLDTKAKYGGLLPSQIIEQALTSVPVPR